In one Micromonospora polyrhachis genomic region, the following are encoded:
- a CDS encoding ABC transporter permease — protein sequence MAYDDPIYRPQDPDQTERFGPAARHRAAAQGDVPEDGGPTTDVAEPALAGPGRDRVAVHLVWETVLLVAVVVLAYLLYRDHPAVVRGTALDSLLVAGAALGLLVLAAGLSLRASAPNLAVGPVAIASALHLAENGDRGVLPAMLPAVVAVMATGLVVAILVVVLHVPGWAASLAAGLGAVVFIQQRSAPVDVQGDFDPTEASIYLFGGFVALAVLGGVFGSIGAVRRAVGRFRPVGDPARRAGGLAALFTGTAIVVSMLFAMTAGALLGSGGASPVAPTPGIEWTGLAMGIALLSGTSAFGRRGGVFGTILAVVLFALFDTYADEQGWNFSPYGVAAVALAGGLLVTRLVEFYGRPRPAVTVPAPPVAEVDDRDDRGWGTYPTERPDSWSAVLPAQPVGSRDEPWRTDRWDSTDR from the coding sequence ATGGCATACGACGATCCGATCTACCGGCCGCAGGACCCTGACCAAACGGAACGGTTCGGCCCGGCGGCTCGGCACCGGGCAGCAGCGCAGGGCGACGTACCCGAAGACGGCGGGCCCACGACGGACGTTGCCGAACCGGCACTCGCTGGACCAGGTCGGGACCGGGTCGCCGTACACCTGGTCTGGGAGACCGTGCTGCTCGTCGCGGTGGTGGTGCTGGCCTACCTGCTCTACCGGGACCATCCGGCGGTGGTACGTGGCACCGCGTTGGATTCGCTGCTGGTTGCCGGGGCGGCTCTCGGTCTGCTCGTGCTCGCTGCCGGTCTGAGCCTTCGGGCCAGCGCCCCCAATCTCGCGGTGGGCCCGGTGGCGATCGCGTCAGCGCTGCACCTGGCGGAGAACGGTGATCGCGGTGTGCTGCCGGCGATGCTGCCTGCCGTGGTTGCGGTGATGGCGACCGGCCTGGTGGTGGCGATCCTGGTGGTGGTCCTGCATGTGCCGGGCTGGGCAGCCAGTCTCGCCGCCGGGCTGGGTGCCGTCGTCTTCATCCAGCAGCGGTCCGCACCGGTGGACGTACAGGGTGACTTCGATCCGACCGAGGCCTCCATCTATCTGTTCGGCGGGTTCGTGGCGCTGGCGGTGCTGGGCGGCGTCTTCGGCAGCATCGGGGCGGTCCGCCGCGCCGTCGGCCGATTTCGTCCAGTCGGTGACCCGGCCCGCCGGGCGGGTGGGCTTGCTGCGTTGTTCACCGGGACGGCGATCGTGGTGTCGATGCTCTTCGCGATGACCGCTGGCGCCCTGCTCGGTAGCGGTGGGGCCAGTCCGGTGGCACCGACGCCGGGAATCGAGTGGACCGGTCTGGCCATGGGCATTGCCCTGCTCAGCGGCACCAGCGCCTTTGGCCGCCGGGGCGGCGTCTTCGGCACGATTCTCGCGGTCGTGCTGTTCGCCCTGTTCGACACCTACGCCGATGAGCAGGGGTGGAACTTCTCCCCCTACGGGGTAGCAGCCGTCGCGCTGGCTGGCGGCCTGCTGGTGACCCGACTGGTGGAGTTCTACGGCCGTCCCCGGCCTGCTGTCACCGTTCCCGCTCCACCGGTGGCCGAGGTCGACGACCGGGACGACCGGGGGTGGGGGACCTATCCCACGGAACGGCCGGATTCCTGGTCTGCCGTGTTACCCGCACAACCGGTCGGGAGCCGGGACGAGCCGTGGCGTACCGACCGGTGGGACTCGACGGACCGTTGA